A region of Synechococcales cyanobacterium T60_A2020_003 DNA encodes the following proteins:
- a CDS encoding histidine phosphatase family protein, whose product MTSPLTLLFIRHAESVGNAQGRMMGHLDDALSETGLDQAARLADRLRTHPPTHMYSSPIARTRQTAELLQRSLPNDSSISIQYVDELKEFQNGIFQGLTWAEASDRYPDLCRALESSLTWIPIPGAESWEQGRDRAQRFIAKLLDSHQDGDRLWIVTHSWILQHLISSLMGCDRTWGFTADYTSIFEFQIWRSHWSLHDQNLGNTELWKIRSFNDSQHIMSP is encoded by the coding sequence ATGACTTCACCCCTCACCCTACTCTTCATCCGCCATGCTGAGTCGGTTGGCAATGCCCAAGGCCGCATGATGGGACATTTGGACGATGCGCTCTCTGAAACTGGACTGGATCAAGCGGCGCGACTCGCAGATCGGTTAAGGACTCATCCGCCGACCCACATGTACAGTAGTCCCATTGCCCGTACTCGTCAGACAGCAGAACTATTGCAGCGATCGCTCCCCAACGATTCATCCATTTCGATTCAGTATGTCGATGAGTTGAAGGAGTTCCAAAACGGCATTTTTCAGGGCTTAACCTGGGCAGAAGCGAGCGATCGCTATCCTGATCTCTGTCGTGCCTTGGAATCGAGTCTGACGTGGATTCCCATCCCTGGGGCAGAGTCGTGGGAACAGGGACGCGATCGCGCCCAGCGGTTTATTGCCAAGCTTTTAGACAGTCACCAAGATGGCGATCGCCTTTGGATTGTGACCCATAGCTGGATTTTGCAGCATTTGATTTCGAGTCTGATGGGGTGCGATCGCACCTGGGGCTTCACCGCAGACTACACCAGTATTTTTGAGTTTCAAATATGGCGATCGCACTGGAGTCTACACGATCAGAATTTGGGAAATACAGAACTCTGGAAAATCCGAAGCTTTAACGATAGCCAGCACATCATGAGTCCATAA